One Littorina saxatilis isolate snail1 linkage group LG1, US_GU_Lsax_2.0, whole genome shotgun sequence genomic window carries:
- the LOC138975798 gene encoding uncharacterized protein, which translates to MVVGEELGGESCCVRASVVLLEYGILVSQKRKGVWAQNFLHVSLGSYAPLDVHQGAPSSGIDRPPHHDASTTMNGCLIHTVGRVTFVYSPVDPPPTIMSLEQEVGLVAEPHVSPVIPDGPAKVLVAPLHSVLAMAAGEDSSSVRSASSQTSFMQAVPHGLVR; encoded by the coding sequence atggtggtcggtgaggaactgggtggtgagtcgtgctgtgtgcgggcgagcgttgtcctgctggaatatggcatcctggtcagccagaagaggaagggcgtgtgggcgcagaatttcctccacgtatcgctgggcagttatgcgcccttggacgtgcaccagggtgctccttccagcggtattgatcgccccccacaccatgacgcctccaccaccatgaacgggtgcctcatccacacagttgggcgcgtaacgttcgtttactctccggtagaccctcctccgaccatcatgtcgctggagcaggaagtaggactcgtcgctgaaccacacgtgtctccagtgattccggacggtccagcgaaggtgctggttgccccactgcactcggttctggcgatggcagcgggtgaggacagctcctctgtgaggtctgcgagctctcaaaccagcttcatgcaggcggttccgcacggtctggtccgataa
- the LOC138975742 gene encoding tripartite motif-containing protein 2-like — MAAAKAAYYEQQHAEMAERDKHDGGCTLSKEGEQNLSSMALNKRSMVLDEETFEDQFLRCHVCKDRFCPSRMPKLLPCHHSFCSICISQLYLTESQQRQNLAPAFRAMPSAVTIHCPACRASFMTTEENIQKLPTDHRVVQLMDFVSHTDRYTVTFCSKHHLQPLNFFCEPCVKPVCRDCTVLDHKETSGHLVMDLEEALNKYTPVLDKAIHEMETESVTMEEKRIALDTAIKSLDKQRQDLLQQVHTTFNRLRQALMEREKDLEQLVQCEVEKEKNKLLEKSDQLSGRRKTLMEHAHTLKTAKEDCNVEEMFRIHQEVRDYRAGPPIKVREVDDGLMTSFTLNTRDEALMMSRISNFADLNTRVEATCSRVRPMQSYPMTSTSNTSPH; from the coding sequence ATGGTGGGTGCACGCTGTCCAAGGAGGGTGAGCAAAACTTATCCAGCATGGCGCTCAACAAGCGCAGCATGGTGCTGGATGAGGAGACCTTTGAGGACCAATTCCTGCGTTGTCATGTTTGCAAGGACCGCTTCTGTCCCTCCCGCATGCCCAAGCTGCTCCCTTGCCACCACTCCTTCTGTTCAATCTGCATTTCCCAGCTGTACCTCACAGAGTCCCAGCAACGCCAAAATCTGGCCCCTGCTTTTAGAGCCATGCCTTCTGCTGTCACCATCCACTGCCCGGCCTgtagggccagctttatgaccACGGAAGAGAACATCCAGAAGCTGCCCACAGACCACAGAGTGGTGCAGCTCATGGACTTTGTCAGCCACACAGACCGCTACACTGTCACCTTCTGCTCCAAACATCACCTACAGCCTCTCAATTTTTTCTGCGAGCCGTGCGTGAAGCCTGTTTGCCGAGACTGCACGGTACTAGACCATAAGGAGACCTCGGGCCACCTGGTAATGGACCTGGAGGAGGCACTCAATAAGTACACCCCAGTCCTTGACAAGGCCATCCATGAGATGGAGACAGAAAGTGTCACCATGGAGGAAAAGCGTATAGCGCTGGACACTGCCATCAAGTCGCTAGACAAGCAGAGGCAGGACCTCCTGCAGCAGGTGCACACCACCTTCAACCGCCTGCGGCAGGCGCTGATGGAGCGTGAGAAGGACCTGGAGCAACTGGTGCAGTGTGAAGTAGAGAAGGAGAAGAACAAGCTGCTAGAGAAGTCTGACCAACTCTCTGGGCGCCGAAAAACGTTAATGGAGCACGCCCACACCCTCAAGACAGCCAAGGAGGACTGTAACGTGGAGGAGATGTTCCGCATCCACCAGGAGGTGCGAGACTACCGTGCCGGGCCACCCATTAAGGTCCGCGAAGTGGATGACGGCCTCATGACCTCCTTCACCCTCAACACGCGAGATGAGGCACTTATGATGTCGCGCATTTCCAACTTTGCTGACCTGAACACTCGAGTGGAGGCCACTTGCTCACGCGTGCGCCCCATGCAATCCTACCCAATGACATCGACCTCAAACACTTCTCCACATTGA